The proteins below come from a single Thalassoglobus sp. JC818 genomic window:
- a CDS encoding glutamate synthase subunit beta has translation MGKPTGFKEYERQTASERPPKERLEDWNEFANPIELKVLKQQGARCMDCGIPFCHTGDIMAGMATGCPLHNLIPEWNDLVYHNDWQEALDRLHKTNNFPEFTGRVCPAPCEGSCTLGINEPPVAIKTIERNIVDRGFAEDWIRPNPPSERTGKKVAIVGSGPAGLAAAAQLNSAGHLCTVYERSDRIGGLLMYGIPNMKLEKWIVERRIDLLRAEGVKFLTETEIGKDVPAQELMDEFDAVVLATGATVPNDFFARTPGRELNGIHFAMEFLHANTKSLLDSELKDGNYISAKDKHVVVIGGGDTGNDCLGTSLRHGCKSLVNFEIVPQSPESRASNNPWPQWPKVHRVDYGHAEAAAVFNYKSNGQKTLANDPREYAIQTTEFIGDGNGNLKAIKTQQVDWSNPTANAPFSPVPGSEKEWPADLCFMALGFRGPEQIIAEQLGIEVDARSNFKATYGKYATNLEGVFAAGDCRRGQSLIVWAINEGREAARECDRYLMGVTELP, from the coding sequence ATGGGAAAGCCAACCGGATTTAAGGAGTACGAGCGGCAGACAGCGAGCGAACGCCCGCCCAAAGAACGACTCGAAGACTGGAACGAATTCGCCAATCCAATCGAATTGAAAGTCCTGAAGCAGCAGGGAGCGCGCTGCATGGACTGCGGAATTCCGTTCTGCCATACCGGTGACATCATGGCCGGAATGGCGACAGGATGTCCGCTCCACAATCTGATTCCTGAGTGGAACGATCTCGTCTACCACAACGACTGGCAGGAAGCTCTCGACCGACTGCACAAGACGAATAACTTCCCGGAGTTCACCGGTCGCGTCTGCCCTGCTCCGTGCGAAGGTTCGTGCACTCTTGGGATCAACGAACCTCCCGTGGCAATCAAGACCATTGAGCGCAACATCGTTGATCGAGGTTTCGCCGAAGACTGGATTCGCCCGAATCCACCTAGCGAACGGACCGGCAAGAAGGTCGCTATCGTCGGTTCCGGCCCTGCTGGTTTAGCCGCGGCAGCCCAGCTGAACAGCGCAGGCCACCTGTGCACCGTTTATGAGAGATCCGATCGAATCGGCGGACTTCTCATGTACGGCATTCCGAACATGAAACTCGAGAAGTGGATTGTCGAACGGCGCATCGATCTGCTTCGAGCAGAAGGCGTCAAGTTCCTCACAGAGACCGAAATTGGCAAAGACGTTCCAGCTCAAGAACTGATGGACGAATTCGATGCCGTCGTTCTCGCAACAGGAGCCACGGTCCCGAACGACTTCTTCGCCCGGACTCCAGGTCGAGAGTTGAACGGAATTCACTTCGCGATGGAATTCCTACACGCCAACACGAAGAGCCTGCTCGACTCCGAGCTCAAAGATGGCAACTACATCTCGGCGAAAGACAAACACGTCGTCGTCATCGGCGGTGGAGATACAGGCAACGATTGCCTCGGAACAAGTTTGCGACACGGCTGTAAGAGCCTCGTCAACTTCGAGATCGTTCCTCAGTCTCCTGAGTCACGTGCATCGAACAATCCATGGCCACAATGGCCGAAGGTGCATCGAGTCGACTACGGACACGCCGAAGCTGCGGCTGTCTTCAACTACAAGTCCAATGGTCAAAAGACACTGGCCAATGACCCGCGTGAGTATGCAATTCAGACAACCGAATTCATCGGCGATGGAAATGGAAACCTGAAGGCGATCAAAACCCAACAGGTTGATTGGTCAAATCCGACAGCAAACGCCCCGTTCTCTCCGGTTCCCGGTTCAGAAAAAGAGTGGCCAGCAGATCTGTGCTTCATGGCACTCGGCTTCCGCGGACCTGAACAGATAATTGCCGAACAACTCGGAATTGAAGTCGACGCACGAAGCAACTTCAAAGCGACTTACGGAAAGTACGCCACCAATCTCGAAGGTGTGTTCGCCGCTGGTGACTGTCGACGCGGTCAAAGTCTGATCGTCTGGGCCATCAACGAAGGCCGAGAAGCTGCGCGCGAATGTGACCGCTACCTGATGGGCGTCACTGAATTGCCGTAA
- a CDS encoding PLP-dependent aminotransferase family protein, producing the protein MKTSAELPVLMSQRSKMTKDLAISFLMQQGVENPDCLSLAAGLVDPATLPVEETLRASQQVLATKESGMRALQYGTTPGSAELRSELLSYFAELEKCSVEDLGIDASQMILTTGSQQLLSLVCETLLDPGDICLVAGPTYFVFAGNLAGVGARTVTIPSDEEGMDPAALDHALEQIASMEELHRVKLIYVVSYYDNPSGVCLSTSRREQIVEIAQKYSREHRLLVLEDAAYRELRYDGEEHPSMWGFDQDRSSVIYTQTFSKTFSPGIRVGFGIVPKELVTAICERKGNEDFGSAHFNQKLIAEVLRSGAYRGHLAKVRDGYRLKRDAMLAAAEKYFSDLPGVSWVHPKGGLYVWMTLPASIQSGFDSPLFSRAVEHGVMYVPGELCYAGPLEDRPRSQLRLSYGVLTVELIDEAMRRLADAVREMQSARPSNDVWS; encoded by the coding sequence ATGAAGACATCCGCAGAACTGCCCGTCTTAATGAGTCAGCGAAGCAAAATGACCAAGGATCTGGCGATCAGCTTCCTGATGCAGCAGGGGGTGGAAAATCCAGATTGCTTGTCGTTGGCAGCTGGTTTGGTCGATCCCGCGACACTCCCGGTCGAGGAAACGCTTCGAGCTTCACAGCAGGTTCTCGCGACAAAAGAATCCGGGATGCGGGCGCTTCAGTATGGAACGACCCCCGGTAGTGCTGAGCTTCGATCGGAGCTGCTTTCTTATTTTGCGGAGTTGGAGAAGTGCTCGGTTGAAGACCTCGGGATCGATGCCAGTCAGATGATTCTGACGACCGGTTCTCAGCAACTGTTGTCGCTGGTGTGCGAAACCCTGCTCGATCCCGGAGACATCTGTCTTGTCGCTGGGCCGACGTATTTTGTGTTCGCAGGAAATCTCGCGGGAGTGGGAGCGAGAACAGTCACAATTCCGTCGGATGAAGAGGGGATGGATCCCGCTGCACTCGATCATGCTCTGGAGCAAATTGCTTCGATGGAGGAGCTGCATCGGGTGAAGTTGATTTACGTCGTCAGCTACTACGACAACCCGAGCGGTGTTTGTCTGTCGACTTCGCGTCGCGAGCAGATTGTCGAGATCGCTCAGAAGTATTCTCGCGAACATCGACTTCTGGTTTTGGAAGACGCCGCCTATCGGGAGCTTCGATACGATGGAGAAGAACACCCGAGCATGTGGGGTTTCGATCAAGACCGGTCGAGCGTCATTTACACACAGACGTTCTCAAAAACGTTCTCTCCGGGGATTCGAGTTGGATTCGGAATCGTCCCCAAAGAGTTGGTGACCGCCATTTGCGAGCGAAAAGGGAATGAGGATTTCGGATCGGCTCACTTCAATCAAAAACTCATCGCAGAGGTGTTGCGAAGCGGTGCGTATCGTGGGCATCTCGCGAAAGTGCGCGACGGATACCGATTGAAGCGTGATGCAATGTTGGCCGCTGCTGAGAAGTATTTTTCGGATCTGCCGGGAGTGAGTTGGGTGCATCCCAAAGGGGGATTGTACGTCTGGATGACTCTTCCAGCGTCGATTCAGTCGGGGTTTGACAGTCCGCTCTTCTCACGTGCTGTCGAGCATGGCGTGATGTATGTGCCTGGAGAATTGTGTTACGCCGGCCCGCTGGAAGATCGTCCCAGATCGCAGTTGCGATTGAGCTATGGGGTCTTGACGGTCGAATTGATCGACGAAGCGATGCGTCGACTCGCCGATGCGGTCCGGGAAATGCAATCAGCTCGACCGTCAAACGACGTATGGAGCTGA
- a CDS encoding L-serine ammonia-lyase, iron-sulfur-dependent, subunit alpha, which translates to MKTISIFNHVLGPVMRGPSSSHTAGAYHIGCMARSILGSVPASAVLAFDPNGSYCVTYVPQGADRGFAMGLMGKDLTDELFHSSLAEAASTGLDLQFEVRPLKHADHPNTVEMQLTGNDGRRVEIVARSVGGGEVEITHIDHVPVLFNGTAWESLIVTSSENKTEVLDLLSRKFTDIEEQAGNPDGSTVRLTWSSHESLGLEMRKVLANCDPEIRIWESSPVYFPQQKEPIYTSAAQIVQMCEERQVSLGQLALEYESHLLGLTPDEVIAESLRRYSIMVQSVERGLALDFKGLQLLPACAGAIFAAESEGKLSVRSLHTRAAARAMAVMHVDGAMGVVCAAPTGGSAGVIPGALLTLVEERNLDDEQIAKAFLTAGAIGSILAIRATFAAEVAGCQVEIGASGAMAAAAIVDAVGGSARQACDAAAISFQNTMGTVCDLLHGMVEIPCHTRNGTAAASAFVNADLVLGGYPNPIPLDETIDAVYAVGLAMPSELRCTSKGGLAVTPSALALLDSCCGSGCSSCAW; encoded by the coding sequence ATGAAGACGATCAGTATTTTCAATCATGTGCTGGGACCCGTCATGCGTGGTCCATCGAGCTCGCACACAGCTGGGGCTTACCATATTGGCTGCATGGCACGATCAATTCTCGGGAGCGTCCCAGCCAGCGCCGTTCTGGCCTTTGACCCGAACGGGTCATATTGTGTGACCTACGTTCCGCAAGGTGCTGATCGCGGATTTGCCATGGGGTTGATGGGCAAAGATCTCACCGACGAACTCTTTCATTCATCGCTTGCCGAAGCGGCGTCGACCGGACTCGATCTTCAATTCGAAGTACGGCCCCTGAAACACGCCGACCATCCCAACACCGTTGAAATGCAACTCACCGGGAACGATGGTCGTCGCGTGGAAATCGTCGCCCGCTCAGTCGGAGGAGGAGAGGTCGAGATCACTCATATTGATCACGTTCCCGTACTGTTTAATGGAACGGCATGGGAATCTCTTATTGTGACTTCAAGCGAAAACAAAACAGAAGTGTTGGATCTACTTTCGAGGAAGTTTACAGACATCGAGGAACAAGCTGGCAATCCGGATGGAAGCACCGTTCGCCTCACATGGAGCAGCCACGAGTCCCTTGGTTTGGAGATGCGAAAAGTACTTGCGAATTGCGATCCGGAGATACGAATTTGGGAATCCTCGCCCGTCTATTTTCCTCAACAGAAAGAGCCGATTTACACTAGTGCTGCGCAGATCGTTCAAATGTGTGAAGAGCGACAAGTCAGCTTAGGGCAGTTGGCACTCGAGTACGAATCCCATCTTCTCGGACTAACACCCGATGAAGTGATTGCCGAATCATTGAGACGCTATTCCATCATGGTTCAATCGGTCGAGCGAGGGCTGGCACTCGACTTCAAAGGGCTGCAACTTCTTCCTGCATGTGCAGGTGCGATCTTTGCTGCAGAGTCAGAAGGAAAGCTGTCCGTGCGAAGTTTACATACTCGCGCAGCTGCTCGAGCGATGGCGGTCATGCACGTCGACGGAGCAATGGGAGTCGTCTGCGCCGCCCCCACGGGAGGTTCAGCAGGCGTGATACCCGGCGCATTGCTGACACTCGTCGAAGAACGAAACCTCGATGACGAGCAAATCGCGAAAGCATTCTTAACCGCCGGAGCGATTGGCTCAATTCTCGCCATCCGCGCCACGTTCGCTGCAGAAGTCGCAGGATGTCAGGTTGAGATCGGAGCATCAGGAGCGATGGCAGCAGCAGCCATCGTCGATGCTGTGGGTGGGTCGGCCCGTCAAGCCTGTGATGCGGCCGCGATTTCATTTCAGAATACAATGGGGACCGTTTGCGATTTACTGCACGGCATGGTCGAGATTCCCTGCCACACACGCAACGGCACAGCAGCAGCGAGTGCTTTTGTGAATGCCGATTTGGTCCTCGGCGGCTACCCGAATCCGATTCCGCTGGATGAGACGATCGACGCCGTCTATGCGGTCGGTCTGGCGATGCCGTCCGAGCTGCGATGCACATCCAAAGGAGGTCTGGCCGTCACACCTTCTGCGCTCGCTCTACTCGACTCTTGCTGTGGGTCAGGTTGTTCAAGCTGTGCGTGGTAG
- a CDS encoding ankyrin repeat domain-containing protein, producing MQTKWGGWMNRALFLTVLIISFGLFATHSCAGEVDPNSTALPDAAEAQDWDEVARLLESNSPIAASQPDGMTALHWAVFGDRVDVVKLLLLKDSDPNSKTRYGITPLIIACESGSAESIAALLEAGADATYELSGGETPLMIAARTGSAEGIRHLLKHGANPEVAERSGQTALMWAAARGNVQAVDALIEGGADLNRSLKSGFTAMMFAARNGHADVVHRLLAAGVDVNAVMEQTRPGARAPRKGTSALTLAVESGHFELAMMLIEAGADPNDQRSGFAPLHAMSWVRKPARGEGADGDPPPRGSGHLTSLQFVRALVASGADVNLRLKDGKKGRAVLSHEGATPFLLASKNADLDYLKLLVELGADPTIPNVDGCTALMAAAGVGVRAVGEEAGTEPEVIETLKYLIAHGLDVNTVDKNRETAMHGAAYRCFPEVIEFLAAQGADPALWNHKNKSGWTPVLIGEGHRPGSFKPSPETVQALMAAMGEN from the coding sequence ATGCAAACGAAGTGGGGTGGATGGATGAATCGAGCGTTGTTTCTGACAGTCTTGATAATCTCCTTCGGGCTATTCGCGACGCATTCTTGCGCTGGTGAAGTTGATCCGAATTCGACAGCTCTCCCTGACGCGGCCGAAGCTCAGGATTGGGATGAAGTCGCGCGGCTGTTGGAAAGCAACTCGCCCATCGCCGCCAGTCAACCCGACGGAATGACTGCTCTGCATTGGGCTGTCTTCGGCGATCGTGTCGATGTGGTCAAACTGCTTCTATTGAAAGACAGCGATCCGAATTCCAAGACTCGTTACGGAATTACTCCACTCATCATCGCATGCGAAAGCGGTTCTGCGGAATCAATCGCGGCACTGCTCGAAGCAGGCGCTGATGCAACCTACGAGCTTTCTGGCGGCGAAACTCCACTCATGATCGCAGCTCGGACAGGATCTGCTGAGGGGATTCGGCATCTTCTGAAACATGGGGCAAATCCCGAAGTCGCTGAGCGGAGTGGACAAACCGCATTGATGTGGGCAGCAGCGAGAGGAAATGTTCAAGCGGTCGACGCTTTGATCGAAGGCGGAGCCGATCTGAATCGCTCGTTGAAGTCAGGATTCACAGCGATGATGTTTGCTGCCCGGAATGGACATGCGGATGTTGTTCACCGGCTGTTGGCTGCTGGCGTCGACGTCAATGCAGTCATGGAACAAACAAGGCCCGGGGCTCGTGCGCCTCGCAAAGGAACTTCAGCACTCACACTCGCAGTCGAAAGTGGACACTTCGAACTGGCAATGATGCTGATTGAAGCCGGAGCTGATCCCAACGACCAGAGAAGTGGATTCGCACCTCTGCATGCGATGTCGTGGGTTCGAAAACCTGCACGTGGAGAGGGAGCCGATGGCGATCCTCCTCCTCGAGGTTCTGGGCATCTGACGTCATTGCAGTTTGTGCGAGCGCTCGTCGCGTCTGGGGCTGACGTGAATTTGAGATTGAAAGACGGAAAAAAGGGGCGGGCTGTTCTGAGTCATGAGGGAGCGACTCCTTTTCTACTGGCATCCAAAAACGCAGACCTCGACTATCTGAAACTTCTCGTGGAACTCGGAGCAGATCCGACGATTCCGAATGTCGATGGCTGTACAGCGTTGATGGCAGCAGCCGGTGTTGGAGTGAGAGCAGTCGGCGAAGAGGCTGGCACGGAACCTGAAGTCATTGAGACCTTGAAGTATCTCATTGCTCACGGTCTCGATGTGAATACGGTCGACAAAAACCGGGAGACCGCAATGCACGGTGCTGCTTATCGGTGTTTTCCCGAAGTGATCGAATTCCTCGCTGCTCAAGGTGCCGATCCTGCGCTCTGGAATCACAAGAACAAATCTGGCTGGACACCAGTTCTGATCGGTGAAGGTCACCGCCCGGGATCTTTCAAACCATCTCCAGAAACAGTGCAGGCGCTCATGGCTGCAATGGGAGAGAACTGA
- a CDS encoding DUF1552 domain-containing protein, translating into MINTRKSISRRTLLRGAGAAFALPLLDAMIPASTSLAETAASPTQLRRLGYVYIPMGYNPVDWTPTGDTLDDLPFTLQPLQNVRDQTAVVSGLELRNAYPGSHATSNSAFLSAATARRTESSDYFLGTTVDQIAAKHLGQHTQLPSLELAMDLLDNAGQCDNGYACVYQNYLSWSSPTSPLPAEAHPRLVFESLFGEGGSTVDRREALQRRASLLDAVTSEMRRFKLQLGANDRNRFDDYFESIREVEKRIQRAESNVNENPLPDLDRPVGVPAEYAEHARLMFDLQLLALQGDITRVVSFQLAREASTRTYPEIGVPDPHHPVSHHGKNPEKLEKLSKINQFHVSLFAEFVEKMAACPEGNGSLLDHSLYLYGSGMGDPDAHDHTDLPIIVAGGAAGNMQGGRHVVYEKHTPMANLHLSLLNKVGIEMDSFSDSTRPADELFEPLSL; encoded by the coding sequence ATGATCAACACTCGAAAATCCATTTCGCGACGAACGTTGTTGCGAGGAGCAGGTGCCGCGTTCGCACTTCCTCTTTTGGACGCAATGATCCCTGCGAGCACAAGCCTCGCAGAAACAGCCGCATCTCCGACCCAACTGCGTCGGCTTGGATACGTCTACATTCCAATGGGGTATAACCCTGTCGATTGGACGCCGACGGGAGACACACTCGACGATCTTCCGTTTACTCTGCAACCGCTGCAAAACGTTCGCGACCAGACAGCCGTCGTGAGCGGGCTGGAACTTCGAAACGCTTATCCCGGTTCGCATGCGACTTCGAACTCTGCGTTTTTAAGCGCAGCGACCGCGCGACGTACGGAAAGCTCGGATTACTTCCTCGGAACGACTGTCGATCAGATTGCTGCGAAGCATTTGGGCCAACACACTCAATTGCCCTCGCTCGAACTCGCGATGGATCTCTTAGACAACGCAGGGCAGTGCGATAACGGCTACGCGTGTGTCTATCAGAATTATCTCTCCTGGTCATCACCCACTTCTCCACTCCCAGCTGAAGCGCATCCGCGACTCGTCTTCGAAAGCCTGTTTGGAGAAGGGGGATCAACTGTTGATCGACGCGAAGCACTTCAACGCCGGGCCAGTCTTCTCGATGCAGTGACGTCTGAGATGCGGCGATTCAAATTGCAGTTGGGAGCGAATGACCGAAACCGCTTCGATGACTATTTCGAAAGCATTCGCGAAGTTGAAAAACGAATTCAGCGAGCGGAGAGCAATGTCAACGAAAATCCGCTGCCCGACCTCGATCGTCCGGTTGGAGTTCCAGCCGAGTATGCAGAACATGCGCGACTCATGTTCGACCTGCAGCTTTTGGCTCTCCAGGGAGACATCACGCGAGTTGTCTCTTTTCAGTTGGCTCGGGAAGCCAGCACACGTACATATCCGGAGATCGGTGTTCCAGACCCGCATCATCCAGTTTCGCACCATGGAAAGAATCCCGAGAAGCTGGAAAAGCTCTCGAAGATCAATCAGTTCCATGTCTCGCTGTTTGCTGAGTTCGTAGAGAAAATGGCTGCCTGTCCTGAAGGGAATGGCTCGCTGCTGGATCATTCTCTGTATCTCTACGGAAGTGGTATGGGCGACCCTGATGCCCACGATCACACCGACCTGCCGATCATCGTCGCTGGTGGTGCTGCTGGCAACATGCAGGGAGGACGGCATGTCGTATATGAAAAACATACCCCGATGGCCAACTTGCACCTGTCATTGCTGAATAAGGTCGGAATCGAAATGGACTCATTCTCCGATAGCACCCGACCTGCGGATGAATTGTTTGAGCCACTCAGTCTTTAA